From a region of the Desmodus rotundus isolate HL8 chromosome 7, HLdesRot8A.1, whole genome shotgun sequence genome:
- the LOC128781444 gene encoding olfactory receptor 8B8, whose amino-acid sequence MRMVAENSSVTEFILAGLTNQPGLQLPLFFLFLGFYVVTVAGNLGLITLIGLNSQLHTPMYFFLFNLSLIDFCYSTVITPKMLMGFVCEKNIISYTGCMTQLFFLLFFVISECFVLSAMAYDRYVAICHPLVYTATMSPLVCLGLLLAVYGMGFAGAVAHTVCMVRLTFCAARLIDHYMCDILPLLELSCTSTRVNVLVVFVDAGINITVPAVTVFISYALILSSILHIRSTEGRFKAFSTCGSHIIAVSFFFGSGAFMYLKPSSVLPMSQGKVSSLFYTTVVPMLNPLIYSLRNKDVKAALKKTLSRTLFSQERGNT is encoded by the coding sequence ATGAGGATGGTAGCTGAGAACTCCTCTGTGACAGAGTTTATCCTCGCAGGCTTAACCAACCAGCCAGGACTCCagctccccctcttcttcctgtttctagGCTTCTACGTGGTCACCGTGGCAGGGAACCTGGGCTTGATAACACTGATTGGGCTGAACTCTCAGCTGCAcacgcccatgtacttcttcctcttcaACTTGTCCCTCATAGATTTCTGCTATTCCACTGTTATCACCCCCAAAATGCTGATGGGGTTTGTCTGTGAGAAGAACATCATCTCCTACACAGGGTGTATGACTCAGctgttcttcctccttttttttgttATCTCTGAGTGCTTTGTCCTGTCAGCGATGGCATATGACCGCTATGTCGCCATCTGTCACCCACTGGTGTACACGGCCACCATGTCTCCCCTGGTGTGCTTGGGTCTCTTGCTGGCTGTCTATGGGATGGGGTTTGCGGGGGCTGTGGCCCACACGGTGTGCATGGTGAGGCTGACCTTCTGTGCTGCCCGCCTGATTGACCACTACATGTGTGACATCCTGCCCCTTCTGGAGCTCTCTTGCACCAGCACCCGTGTCAATGTGCTGGTAGTTTTCGTGGATGCGGGCATCAATATCACTGTGCCCGCTGTTACCGTCTTCATTTCTTATGCgctcatcctctccagcattctGCACATTCGTTCCACTGAGGGCAGGTTCAAAGCCTTCAGCACCTGTGGCTCCCACATAATTgccgtttctttcttttttgggtcAGGGGCATTCATGTATCTCAAGCCTTCCTCTGTTTTACCGATGAGCCAGGGGAAAGTGTCCTCCTTGTTCTACACCACTGTGGtgcccatgctgaaccccttaatctacagcctgaggaacaaggaTGTCAAAGCTGCTCTGAAGAAAACCTTGAGCAGAACGTTGTTCTCCCAGGAAAGGGGCAACACTTAG
- the LOC112301738 gene encoding olfactory receptor 8B8 translates to MRMVAENSSVTEFILAGLTNSPGLQLLLFFLFLSFYVVTVAGNLGLITLIGLNSQLHMPMYFFLFNLSLIDFCYSTVITPKMLMGFVCEKNIISYTGCMTQLFFFLFFVISECFILSAMAYDRYVAICHPLVYTATMSPPVCLRLLLAVYGKGFLGAVAHTVCMVRLTFCAARLIDHYMCDIPPLLELSCTSTRVNVLIVFVDVGINIAGPTVTIFTSYALILSSILHIRSTEGRFKAFSTCGSHIIAVSLFFGSGAFMYLKPSSLLPMSQGKVSSLFYTTVVPMLNPVIYSLRNKDVKAALKKTLSRTLFSHERDNT, encoded by the coding sequence ATGAGGATGGTAGCTGAGAACTCCTCTGTGACAGAGTTTATCCTCGCAGGCTTAACCAACAGTCCAGGACTccagctcctcctcttcttcctgtttctaaGCTTCTATGTGGTCACCGTGGCAGGGAACCTGGGCTTGATAACACTGATTGGGCTGAACTCTCAGCTGCACatgcccatgtacttcttcctcttcaACTTGTCCCTCATAGATTTCTGCTATTCCACTGTTATCACCCCCAAAATGCTGATGGGGTTTGTCTGTGAGAAGAACATCATCTCCTACACAGGGTGTATGActcagctcttcttcttccttttttttgttatttctgagTGCTTTATCCTGTCAGCGATGGCATATGACCGCTATGTCGCCATCTGTCACCCACTGGTGTACACGGCCACCATGTCTCCCCCAGTGTGCTTGCGTCTCTTGCTGGCTGTCTATGGGAAGGGGTTCTTGGGGGCAGTGGCCCACACGGTGTGCATGGTGAGGCTGACCTTCTGTGCTGCCCGCCTGATTGACCACTACATGTGTGACATCCCGCCCCTTCTGGAGCTCTCTTGCACCAGCACCCGTGTCAATGTGCTGATAGTTTTCGTGGATGTGGGCATCAATATCGCTGGGCCCACTGTTACCATCTTTACTTCTTATGCgctcatcctctccagcattctGCACATTCGTTCCACTGAGGGCAGGTTCAAAGCCTTCAGCACCTGTGGCTCCCACATTATTgcagtttctctcttctttgggtCAGGGGCATTCATGTATCTCAAACCTTCTTCCCTTTTGCCGATGAGCCAGGGGAAAGTGTCCTCCTTGTTCTACACCACTGTGGTGCCCATGCTGAACCCCGTaatctacagcctgaggaacaaggaTGTCAAAGCTGCTCTGAAGAAAACCTTGAGCAGAACCTTGTTTTCCCATGAAAGGGACAACACATAG
- the LOC128781391 gene encoding olfactory receptor 8B8: MRMVAENSSVTEFILAGLTNQPGLQLPLFFLFLGFYVVTVAGNLGLITLIGLNSQLHTPMYFFLFNLSLIDFCYSTVITPKMLMGFVTEKNIISYTGCMTQLFFFLFCVTSECFILSAMAYDRYVAICHPLVYTATMSPPVCLRLLLAVYGKGFLGAVAHTVCMVRLTFCAARLIDHYMCDIPPLLELSCTSTRVNMLVVFVDVGINIAGPNVTIFTSYALILSSILHIHSTEGRFKAFSTCGSHIIAVSLFFGSGAFMYLKPSSLLPMSQGKVSSLFYTTVVPMLNPLIYSLRNKDVKAALKKTLSRTLFSQERGNT; encoded by the coding sequence ATGAGGATGGTAGCTGAGAACTCCTCTGTGACAGAGTTTATCCTCGCAGGCTTAACCAACCAGCCAGGACTCCagctccccctcttcttcctgtttctagGCTTCTACGTGGTCACCGTGGCAGGCAACCTGGGCTTGATAACACTGATTGGGCTGAACTCTCAGCTGCAcacgcccatgtacttcttcctcttcaACTTGTCCCTCATAGATTTCTGCTATTCCACTGTTATCACCCCCAAAATGCTGATGGGGTTTGTCACTGAGAAGAACATCATCTCCTACACAGGGTGTATGActcagctcttcttcttccttttttgtgttACCTCTGAGTGCTTTATCCTGTCAGCGATGGCATATGACCGCTATGTCGCCATCTGTCACCCACTGGTGTACACGGCCACCATGTCTCCCCCAGTGTGCTTGCGTCTCTTGCTGGCTGTCTATGGGAAGGGGTTCTTGGGGGCAGTGGCCCACACGGTGTGCATGGTCAGGCTGACTTTCTGTGCTGCCCGCCTGATTGACCACTACATGTGTGACATCCCGCCCCTTCTGGAGCTCTCTTGCACCAGCACCCGTGTCAATATGCTGGTAGTTTTCGTGGATGTGGGCATCAATATCGCTGGGCCCAATGTTACCATCTTTACTTCTTATGCgctcatcctctccagcattctCCACATTCATTCCACTGAGGGCAGGTTCAAAGCCTTCAGCACCTGTGGCTCCCACATAATTgcagtttctctcttctttgggtCAGGGGCATTCATGTACCTCAAGCCTTCTTCCCTTTTACCGATGAGCCAAGGGAAAGTGTCCTCCTTGTTCTACACCACTGTGGtgcccatgctgaaccccttaatctacagcctgaggaacaaggaTGTCAAAGCTGCTCTGAAGAAAACCTTGAGCAGAACGTTGTTCTCCCAGGAAAGGGGCAACACATAG